A region of Vitis riparia cultivar Riparia Gloire de Montpellier isolate 1030 chromosome 1, EGFV_Vit.rip_1.0, whole genome shotgun sequence DNA encodes the following proteins:
- the LOC117919586 gene encoding probable signal peptidase complex subunit 1 yields MDWQGQKLAEQLMQTLLLAFAVVAFVAGYSLGSFQMMLLIYAGGVALTTLITVPNWPFYNRHPLKWLDSSEVDRHPKPQPVKSKKKPTKQK; encoded by the coding sequence ATGGATTGGCAAGGGCAAAAGCTAGCGGAGCAGTTGATGCAGACTTTGCTGCTGGCATTCGCGGTGGTGGCTTTTGTGGCTGGCTATTCGCTTGGTTCGTTTCAGATGATGCTGCTTATATACGCCGGTGGTGTTGCTCTCACTACGTTGATCACTGTGCCCAATTGGCCTTTCTACAATCGCCACCCCCTCAAGTGGTTGGATTCCAGTGAAGTGGATCGTCATCCCAAGCCCCAGCCAGTGAAATCGAAGAAGAAGCCTACAAAGCAGAAGTAG
- the LOC117919568 gene encoding small ribosomal subunit biogenesis GTPase RsgA 1, mitochondrial — protein MPIASTSIFRYSNPSSLLLLRRGAAASFRHLSFVAKHQNPISRKPQNKNLLRAKQTVKHLSSLSPTLPVNHRPLLSATDAVGMVAAAQANFMRVIVEDSRVADGGGDGDGDGDAVRVGVELLCVVRAVLKKIKRRVLVGDKVLVGSIDWVDRRGVIENVFSRKSEILDPPVANVDHLLVLFAMEQPKLEVYSLTRFLVEAESTGIPITLALNKSELVDEETRVAWKSRLRSWGYGPVFCSVESKFGLDTLAFSLREQTTVIVGPSGVGKSSLINALRSNHPLINVSSEENNWFDSILGSKLLEEQRVGEVSVRSGRGKHTTRHVSLLPLSGGGYLADTPGFNQPSLLKVTTQSLAQTFPEIRKLLSANEPEKCSFNDCLHLGEPGCVVKGDWERYPYYFQLLDEIKIREEFQLRTLGTKREGDVRYKTGDMGVKQAEPRLEPKKHRRQSRKRMNQSILDELDDLDDDDSLLDAEGDSILNEIGNENQ, from the exons ATGCCGATCGCCTCTACCTCAATCTTCCGCTACAGCAATCCTTCCTCACTCCTCCTCCTCCGCCGTGGCGCTGCTGCCTCTTTCCGCCACCTCTCCTTTGTCGCCAAACACCAAAACCCCATCTCCAGAAAACCTCAAAACAAGAATCTCCTCCGAGCAAAACAGACAGTCAAGCACCTCTCCTCCCTCTCGCCGACGCTCCCGGTGAACCATCGCCCCCTCCTGTCCGCCACTGATGCCGTCGGCATGGTTGCTGCTGCCCAAGCAAACTTCATGCGAGTCATAGTCGAAGATTCTAGAGTCGCAGACGGCGGCGGCGACGGAGATGGCGATGGCGATGCCGTCAGGGTTGGGGTTGAGCTGCTGTGTGTGGTGAGAGCCGTGTTGAAGAAGATCAAGAGGAGGGTTTTGGTGGGAGATAAGGTGTTGGTTGGATCGATAGATTGGGTGGATCGCCGGGGCGTGATTGAGAATGTGTTCTCGAGGAAATCGGAGATTCTGGACCCTCCAGTGGCCAATGTGGATCACCTGTTGGTGCTTTTCGCGATGGAGCAGCCAAAATTGGAGGTGTATTCGCTTACTCGGTTTTTGGTGGAGGCTGAGTCCACTGGGATTCCGATCACACTCGCATTGAACAAATCGGAACTCGTCGACGAAGAG ACACGAGTTGCTTGGAAATCAAGGCTCCGAAGTTGGGGCTATGGGCCAGTTTTTTGCAGTGTTGAATCCAAGTTTGGACTTGATACTCTTGCATTCAGCTTGAGAGAACAAACAACTGTGATTGTAGGTCCAAGTGGAGTAGGGAAGTCTAGTCTCATAAATGCTTTGAGAAGCAACCACCCTCTTATTAATGTTTCTTCTGAAGAGAACAATTGGTTTGATTCT ATTTTAGGGAGCAAATTGTTAGAAGAACAGCGTGTTGGGGAAGTGTCAGTAAGAAGTGGGAGAGGGAAGCACACTACTCGCCATGTATCCTTACTTCCGCTATCTGGAGGGGGATATCTTGCTGATACTCCTGGGTTTAACCAACCAAGCTTGCTGAAAGTAACAACTCAATCTCTTGCACAGACTTTCCCAGAG ATCAGGAAATTGCTCAGTGCTAATGAACCTGAAAAATGCTCATTCAATGATTGCTTGCATCTTGGTGAGCCAGGGTGCGTTGTGAAAGGAGATTGGGAAAGATATCCATACTATTTTCAACTGCTTGATGAGATAAAAATCAGAGAAGAATTTCAGTTGAGGACCCTGGGAACCAAAAGAGAGGGTGATGTGAG GTACAAGACAGGTGATATGGGTGTCAAGCAAGCAGAACCACGACTTGAGCCTAAGAAGCACAGAAGACAATCTCGCAAGAGGATGAACCAGTCCATCCTAGACGAGTTGGACGaccttgatgatgatgatagcTTATTAGATGCTGAAGGTGACTcgattttaaatgaaataggcAATGAAAATCAGTAG
- the LOC117918429 gene encoding F-box/kelch-repeat protein At1g67480, with protein MPGIVAGKKRFTQSNMCLSNSVQQDTLTLSKSNPCLTSQFADDSYGPILPGLPDDVAKYCLALVPRSNFPAMGGVSKKWRSFIRSKEFITVRKLAGMLEEWLYVLTMDAEGKGSHWEVLDCLGHKHQLLPPMPGPVKTGFEVVVLNGKLLVMAGCSVVGRTGSASADVYQYDSCLNSWSKLANMNVARYDFACAEVNGMVYAVGGYGADGDSLSSAEMYDADADKWILIESLRRPRYGCFACGFEGKLYVMGGRSSFTIGNSRFVDVYNPERHTWCEMKNGRVMVTAHAVLGKKLFCMEWKNQRKLAIFNPEDNSWKMVPVPLTGSSSIGFRFGILEGKLLLFSLEEDPGYRTLLYDPDAAPGSEWQTSEIKPSGSCLCSVTIKA; from the exons ATGCCTGGTATTGTGGCTGGAAAAAAGAGATTCACCCAATCAAATATGTGTTTATCCAATTCAGTCCAGCAAGATACACTAACTCTTTCCAAAAGCAACCCCTGTTTAACTTCTCAATTCGCTGACGATTCTTACGGCCCCATTTTGCCTGGGCTGCCTGATGATGTGGCAAAATATTGCCTTGCACTTGTTCCTCGTTCTAACTTCCCAGCTATGGGTGGTGTCTCCAAGAAATGGAGGTCATTCATCCGAAGCAAAGAATTCATCACTGTAAGAAAACTAGCTGGGATGCTCGAAGAATGGCTCTATGTCTTGACTATGGATGCTGAAGGAAAGGGGAGCCACTGGGAAGTATTGGATTGTTTGGGACACAAACACCAGCTTCTCCCCCCAATGCCTGGCCCAGTTAAGACAGGATTTGAGGTGGTTGTTCTCAATGGAAAACTTCTTGTCATGGCTGGCTGTTCAGTTGTTGGTAGGACTGGCTCTGCCTCAGCAGACGTCTACCAGTATGATTCTTGCCTCAACAG TTGGAGCAAACTAGCAAACATGAATGTGGCTCGCTATGACTTCGCTTGTGCTGAAGTTAATGGCATGGTTTATGCTGTTGGTGGATATGGGGCAGACGGTGACAGTCTCTCCAGTGCAGAGATGTATGACGCTGATGCTGACAAATGGATCTTAATTGAAAGTCTCCGCCGCCCAAGGTACGGCTGCTTTGCATGTGGATTTGAGGGAAAACTCTATGTCATGGGTGGAAGGTCAAGTTTCACCATTGGAAACTCAAGGTTTGTTGACGTGTACAACCCTGAGAGGCACACCTGGTGTGAGATGAAGAACGGCCGTGTCATGGTCACAGCTCATGCCGTGCTGGGAAAGAAGCTCTTCTGTATGGAGTGGAAGAACCAGCGGAAACTTGCTATATTCAATCCAGAGGACAACTCATGGAAAATGGTACCAGTCCCATTAACTGGCAGCTCAAGCATTGGCTTCCGCTTTGGCATCCTGGAGGGTAAGCTTCTGCTCTTCTCACTAGAGGAGGATCCTGGCTATCGCACCCTGTTGTATGACCCGGATGCAGCCCCAGGCTCAGAATGGCAGACTTCTGAGATAAAGCCATCAGGTTCATGCTTATGCAGTGTGACAATCAAGGCATGA